In Pseudonocardia sp. C8, one genomic interval encodes:
- a CDS encoding VOC family protein produces the protein MIRINVTSVLVDDQAKALAFYTEKLGFIKKTDVPAGDARWLTVVSPADPDGVELLLEPDGHPAAGPFKKALVSDGIPFTQFAVDDVHVEVERLKGLGVEFTQEATDLGPVVVAVLDDTCGNLIQLATMK, from the coding sequence ATGATCCGCATCAACGTCACCAGCGTGCTCGTCGACGACCAGGCCAAGGCACTGGCCTTCTACACCGAGAAGCTCGGCTTCATCAAGAAGACCGACGTGCCCGCCGGTGACGCCCGCTGGCTCACCGTCGTCTCGCCCGCCGACCCGGACGGGGTCGAGCTGCTCCTGGAGCCCGACGGTCACCCGGCCGCGGGGCCGTTCAAGAAGGCGCTGGTGTCCGACGGCATCCCGTTCACCCAGTTCGCCGTGGACGACGTGCACGTCGAGGTCGAGCGGCTCAAGGGGCTGGGGGTCGAGTTCACCCAGGAGGCGACCGACCTGGGCCCAGTCGTCGTCGCTGTCCTCGACGACACCTGCGGCAATCTGATCCAACTCGCCACCATGAAGTGA
- a CDS encoding metalloregulator ArsR/SmtB family transcription factor, with product MDAAPELFKAIGDATRRTILDELIDKDGQTLFEICGRLAMKHGLASTRQAISQHLAVLEQAGLVHARKQGRYKFHHIDTSPLRSIVERWPLDRKAPNP from the coding sequence GTGGACGCAGCCCCCGAGCTCTTCAAGGCGATCGGTGACGCGACACGACGCACCATCCTCGACGAGTTGATCGACAAGGACGGCCAGACACTGTTCGAGATCTGCGGCCGCCTGGCCATGAAGCACGGCCTGGCCTCCACCCGCCAGGCCATCTCGCAGCATCTCGCCGTGCTCGAACAGGCCGGCCTGGTGCACGCACGGAAGCAAGGCCGGTACAAGTTCCACCACATCGACACGAGCCCGCTGCGCTCGATCGTCGAGCGGTGGCCCCTCGATCGAAAGGCGCCGAACCCATGA
- a CDS encoding UPF0158 family protein, whose translation MAAGRDRVRRRGRRGAGGRGTRPDRWLYVDCEGSRQGYRDMEAFIDSRTDPERAERLSIAIQGRGAFRRFKDVLSRSPGEVEEWHSFSDERQRGRTRAWLADEGYCVAPRSPGRLAT comes from the coding sequence GTGGCCGCAGGCCGCGATCGAGTACGCCGTCGAGGTCGGCGAGGAGCCGGCGGACGAGGAACCCGTCCGGACCGGTGGCTGTACGTCGACTGCGAGGGCTCCCGGCAGGGGTACCGAGACATGGAGGCCTTCATCGACAGCCGCACCGACCCGGAGCGGGCGGAGCGCCTGAGCATCGCGATTCAGGGTCGCGGTGCCTTCCGCCGGTTCAAGGACGTCCTGTCCCGGTCACCGGGCGAGGTCGAGGAGTGGCACTCCTTCTCGGACGAGCGACAACGTGGCCGGACCCGAGCCTGGCTCGCGGACGAAGGTTACTGCGTGGCGCCGAGGTCGCCAGGACGGCTGGCGACCTGA
- a CDS encoding DUF4180 domain-containing protein yields the protein MPRILTLPADGPVIAGESDATDLLGDAFAHEAELVAIPVERLDPEFFRLRSGLAGAVTQKFAQYGVRLAIVGDVSRWTAEPGPVADWVRESNAGHQLRFVADAADLG from the coding sequence GTGCCCCGCATCCTCACCCTGCCCGCCGACGGCCCCGTGATCGCCGGGGAGTCCGACGCGACCGACCTGCTCGGCGACGCGTTCGCCCACGAGGCCGAGCTGGTCGCGATCCCGGTGGAGCGCCTCGACCCCGAGTTCTTCCGGCTGCGCAGCGGGCTGGCCGGCGCCGTGACGCAGAAGTTCGCGCAGTACGGCGTCCGGCTCGCGATCGTCGGGGACGTCTCGCGCTGGACCGCCGAACCCGGCCCGGTCGCGGACTGGGTGCGCGAGTCGAACGCGGGCCACCAGCTCCGGTTCGTCGCCGACGCCGCCGACCTCGGCTGA
- a CDS encoding universal stress protein — protein sequence MSAVVVGVDGSQPSLDAVRWAAREAAEQHADLLLVHAFDVAGLYADSAAAPMLDDVEERLREEADEILGAARDAAAEIAPGVSVRTRTAREAPAAALIEESRTALLVALGHAGHGALGYALGSVTLTVASHAECPVVVVRGTVQEGPVVVGVDNGPLSETALAHAFAAASAHHTGLVALHAWHDGKSPALRAAGAFDRLLEAEERALAERLAGWSDRYPDVAVERVIERSEPGRALAEHSKAARLVVVATRGRGGFTGLLLGSTGLSLIQRAHCPVLLAGPHAKKLA from the coding sequence ATGAGTGCCGTCGTTGTCGGGGTGGACGGGTCGCAGCCGTCCCTCGACGCGGTCCGCTGGGCCGCGCGGGAGGCCGCCGAACAGCACGCCGACCTGCTGCTGGTGCACGCGTTCGACGTTGCGGGGCTCTACGCCGACTCGGCCGCTGCCCCCATGCTCGACGACGTCGAGGAGCGGTTGCGCGAGGAGGCCGACGAGATCCTGGGCGCGGCCCGGGACGCCGCCGCCGAGATCGCGCCGGGGGTGTCCGTGCGGACCCGGACGGCCCGGGAGGCGCCCGCGGCCGCCCTGATCGAGGAGTCGCGGACGGCGTTGCTGGTGGCGCTCGGGCACGCCGGGCACGGAGCGCTCGGCTACGCGCTCGGGTCGGTGACGCTCACCGTCGCCTCGCACGCCGAGTGCCCGGTCGTCGTTGTCCGCGGGACCGTCCAGGAAGGACCGGTCGTGGTCGGTGTGGACAACGGTCCGTTGTCCGAGACGGCCCTCGCGCACGCCTTCGCCGCCGCATCGGCGCACCACACCGGACTCGTCGCGCTGCACGCCTGGCACGACGGGAAGTCCCCGGCGCTGCGCGCCGCCGGGGCGTTCGACCGGTTGCTCGAGGCCGAGGAGCGGGCGCTCGCCGAGCGGCTGGCCGGCTGGTCCGACCGCTACCCGGACGTCGCCGTCGAGCGGGTCATCGAGCGGTCCGAGCCGGGGCGTGCCCTGGCCGAGCACAGCAAGGCGGCCCGGCTCGTGGTCGTCGCGACCCGCGGCCGGGGCGGGTTCACCGGGCTGCTGCTCGGCTCGACCGGGCTCTCGCTGATCCAGCGGGCGCACTGCCCGGTGCTGCTGGCCGGGCCGCACGCGAAGAAGCTCGCCTGA
- a CDS encoding NAD(P)/FAD-dependent oxidoreductase: MHAPSVLVVGAGFGGIAAAIELRAHGIRGVTIVDAGPDIGGTWLHNTYPGAACDVPSHLYSFSFAQRTDWTRLCSPQPEILAYLHDVAKEYGVADLVETGTRVVAADRPRADGPWTVTADDGRTWTADVLILATGQLNRPVVPDIPGADTFGGHTFHSARWDHEHDLRGRRVAVVGTGASAVQFVPEIAPETGHLTVFQRSGNWFLPRRNRPFPRWWRAAVRHVPGLQRWRRRFITEYCESITLMIRHPSTWGRVGRLYSTLFMRMQLRDPEIRRKVWPDYTFGCKRILFSSHWLPALQRDDVTLVTERVTGIVPEGVRTADGRTHEVDTIIWGTGFAATDFMFPMEITGPGGRSLQDTWADGAHAYLGMTVPGFPSMFVLYGPNTNTSGGSIIRYLEHQVRYVREALQEAQRRGARGVEVREDVERAYDAEVQSRFPGTAWTRCDSWYRDETGRIVTNWPGYMREYDDRTRRVEPSEYEFHS; this comes from the coding sequence GTGCATGCACCGAGCGTCCTCGTGGTCGGCGCCGGGTTCGGCGGCATCGCGGCCGCGATCGAGCTGCGCGCACACGGCATCCGCGGCGTGACGATCGTCGACGCGGGCCCGGACATCGGCGGGACCTGGCTGCACAACACCTACCCGGGCGCGGCCTGCGACGTCCCGAGCCACCTGTACTCGTTCTCGTTCGCGCAGCGCACCGACTGGACCCGGCTGTGCTCGCCGCAGCCGGAGATCCTCGCCTACCTGCACGACGTCGCGAAGGAGTACGGCGTCGCCGACCTGGTCGAGACCGGCACCCGGGTCGTCGCCGCCGACCGGCCGCGCGCCGACGGCCCGTGGACGGTGACCGCCGACGACGGCCGGACCTGGACCGCCGACGTCCTGATCCTCGCGACCGGGCAGCTCAACCGGCCGGTCGTGCCGGACATCCCGGGCGCGGACACGTTCGGCGGGCACACGTTCCACTCGGCCCGCTGGGATCACGAGCACGATCTGCGGGGCCGGCGCGTCGCCGTCGTCGGGACGGGGGCGAGCGCGGTCCAGTTCGTGCCCGAGATCGCCCCCGAGACCGGGCACCTGACCGTGTTCCAGCGGTCCGGCAACTGGTTCCTGCCGCGCCGCAACCGCCCGTTCCCGCGCTGGTGGCGGGCCGCGGTCCGGCACGTGCCGGGGCTGCAGCGCTGGCGCCGCCGGTTCATCACCGAGTACTGCGAGTCGATCACGCTCATGATCCGGCACCCGTCGACCTGGGGCCGGGTCGGGCGGCTGTACTCGACTCTGTTCATGCGGATGCAGCTGCGCGACCCGGAGATCCGGCGCAAGGTGTGGCCGGACTACACGTTCGGGTGCAAGCGGATCCTGTTCAGCTCGCACTGGCTGCCGGCACTGCAGCGCGACGACGTCACGCTCGTGACCGAGCGGGTCACCGGGATCGTCCCGGAGGGCGTCCGCACCGCCGACGGCCGGACCCACGAGGTCGACACGATCATCTGGGGTACCGGGTTCGCGGCGACCGACTTCATGTTCCCGATGGAGATCACCGGCCCGGGTGGACGGTCCCTCCAGGACACCTGGGCGGACGGTGCGCACGCGTACCTGGGGATGACCGTGCCCGGCTTCCCGTCGATGTTCGTCCTCTACGGACCGAACACGAACACCTCCGGCGGGTCGATCATCCGGTACCTGGAGCACCAGGTCCGCTACGTCCGGGAGGCGCTGCAGGAGGCGCAGCGGCGCGGGGCGCGCGGCGTGGAGGTGCGGGAGGACGTCGAGCGGGCCTACGACGCCGAGGTCCAGTCCCGCTTCCCCGGCACCGCCTGGACCCGCTGCGACTCATGGTACCGGGACGAGACCGGCCGGATCGTCACCAACTGGCCCGGCTACATGCGCGAGTACGACGACCGCACCCGCCGCGTCGAGCCCTCCGAGTACGAATTTCACTCGTGA
- a CDS encoding AMP-binding protein has product MATARFPHPPVAPGSTALSARLRELVAAAPDRPIASDGDTTLTRAAFDARTNRLARAFADRGVTRGDRVSIALPNTVHHLECSVAAWKLGAVPQPLSARLPDAERAAVLEVARPALVVGSDVDATGYDDDPLPDVVGPSWKAPTSGGSTGRPKLIVAGQAACVEQVLERVDGLRIERDGVMLCTAPLYHNAPYMFSLMALLQGHHVVLMQRFDAARTLRLIGEHRVTWLYVVPTMMGRMLRLPAEDWASAELGSLRTVLHVGAPCPPEVKRGFMDRVGPETVLELYSGTESQAGTAIDGRDWLARPGSVGQVVRGEMRICDDDGRELGPGEIGEIWMRSTGPATYHYLGAVPRERDGWESLGDMGYFDADGWLHLADRRSDMILVGGANVYPAEIEAALAAHPEVRDAVVVGLPDDDYGRIVHAIVQPVAGSSGNGLPERLDAHCADRLSPYKRPRSYEIVDHPLRDDAGKVRRSALAEARRRAPAEYVYDS; this is encoded by the coding sequence GTGGCCACCGCCCGCTTCCCGCACCCGCCCGTCGCACCGGGTTCGACGGCGCTGAGCGCCCGGCTCCGCGAGCTCGTCGCCGCCGCCCCGGACCGGCCGATCGCCTCCGACGGCGACACCACCCTGACCCGGGCCGCGTTCGACGCCCGCACGAACCGGCTCGCCCGCGCCTTCGCCGACCGGGGCGTCACCCGCGGCGACCGGGTGTCGATCGCCCTGCCCAACACCGTGCACCACCTGGAGTGCTCGGTCGCGGCGTGGAAGCTGGGGGCGGTCCCGCAGCCGTTGTCGGCCCGGCTTCCGGACGCCGAACGCGCTGCGGTGCTGGAGGTCGCGCGGCCCGCGCTCGTCGTCGGGTCCGACGTGGACGCAACCGGGTACGACGACGACCCGCTGCCCGACGTCGTCGGACCGTCCTGGAAGGCGCCGACCTCCGGCGGCTCGACCGGCCGCCCGAAGCTGATCGTGGCCGGTCAGGCGGCCTGCGTCGAGCAGGTCCTGGAGCGGGTGGACGGCCTGCGGATCGAGCGCGACGGCGTGATGCTGTGCACCGCGCCGCTGTACCACAACGCGCCGTACATGTTCTCGCTCATGGCGCTGCTGCAGGGCCACCACGTCGTGCTGATGCAGCGGTTCGACGCGGCCCGCACCCTCCGGCTGATCGGTGAGCACCGCGTGACCTGGCTCTACGTCGTGCCGACGATGATGGGCCGGATGCTGCGGCTCCCCGCCGAGGACTGGGCGTCCGCCGAGCTGGGGAGCCTGCGCACCGTGCTGCACGTCGGCGCACCCTGCCCGCCGGAGGTCAAGCGGGGCTTCATGGACCGGGTCGGCCCGGAGACCGTGCTCGAGCTGTACTCCGGCACCGAGTCGCAGGCGGGGACGGCGATCGACGGCCGTGACTGGCTGGCCCGGCCCGGTTCCGTCGGGCAGGTCGTCCGTGGTGAGATGCGGATCTGCGACGACGACGGCCGCGAGCTCGGCCCGGGCGAGATCGGCGAGATCTGGATGCGCTCCACCGGGCCGGCGACCTACCACTACCTCGGCGCGGTCCCCCGCGAGCGGGACGGCTGGGAGTCGCTCGGCGACATGGGGTACTTCGACGCCGACGGCTGGCTCCACCTGGCCGACCGCCGCTCGGACATGATCCTCGTCGGGGGCGCCAACGTGTACCCGGCCGAGATCGAGGCCGCGCTGGCGGCGCACCCGGAGGTGCGCGACGCCGTCGTCGTCGGGCTACCCGACGACGACTACGGCCGGATCGTGCACGCGATCGTCCAGCCGGTCGCGGGGTCCTCCGGGAACGGTCTGCCCGAGCGGCTGGACGCGCACTGCGCGGACCGGCTCAGCCCGTACAAGCGCCCGCGCAGCTACGAGATCGTCGACCACCCGCTGCGGGACGACGCCGGGAAGGTTCGCCGCTCGGCGCTGGCCGAGGCCCGCCGCCGCGCACCCGCCGAGTACGTCTACGACTCGTGA
- a CDS encoding HAD-IIA family hydrolase encodes MTDMDGVLVREGSIIPGADTLLARLREKDVPFLVLTNNSIHTPRDLRYRLQATGLDVPEEAIWTSALATAAFLNDQRPQGSAYVIGEAGLTTALHDIGYVITDRNPDYVVLGETRIYSFSSIATAMRLVERGARFVATNPDATGPSPEGILPATGSVAAMISKATRVEPYFIGKPNPLMMRAALNRLGAHSESTVMVGDRMDTDILAGLEAGMRTVLVLSGITQESEIDRFPFRPSRVVDSVADLLDDV; translated from the coding sequence ATGACCGACATGGACGGTGTCCTCGTCCGCGAGGGCAGCATCATCCCGGGTGCGGACACACTCCTGGCACGGCTGCGGGAGAAGGACGTCCCGTTCCTCGTCCTGACCAACAACAGCATCCACACCCCGCGGGACCTCCGGTACCGGCTGCAGGCCACCGGCCTGGACGTCCCCGAGGAGGCGATCTGGACCTCCGCGCTGGCGACCGCGGCGTTCCTGAACGACCAGCGCCCGCAGGGCAGCGCCTACGTGATCGGCGAGGCCGGGCTGACGACCGCGCTGCACGACATCGGCTACGTCATCACCGACCGCAACCCCGACTACGTCGTGCTCGGTGAGACCCGTATCTACAGCTTCTCCTCGATCGCGACCGCGATGCGGCTCGTCGAGCGGGGCGCGCGGTTCGTCGCCACCAACCCGGACGCGACCGGGCCGTCCCCGGAGGGCATCCTCCCGGCCACCGGGTCGGTCGCGGCGATGATCTCCAAGGCGACCAGGGTGGAGCCGTACTTCATCGGCAAGCCGAACCCGCTGATGATGCGGGCCGCGCTGAACCGGCTCGGCGCGCACTCGGAGTCCACGGTGATGGTCGGCGACCGGATGGACACCGACATCCTCGCCGGGCTGGAGGCCGGGATGCGCACCGTGCTGGTGCTGTCCGGGATCACCCAGGAGTCCGAGATCGACCGGTTCCCGTTCCGGCCGTCCCGGGTGGTGGACTCGGTGGCCGACCTGCTCGACGACGTGTAG
- a CDS encoding Fpg/Nei family DNA glycosylase yields the protein MPEGHTLHRLARMHRKLFAGRPVSVSSPQGRFATSAGLLDGQVLTGAEAHGKHLFHRYGRDRVVHVHLGLYGTFAEGELPVPEPVGQLRMRLVGETHYADLRGPTACELITSAEARALRARLGPDPLRRDADPDRVRDRIARSRSPLATLLMDQSVVAGVGNVYRAELLFRHGLDPLLPGRSLDRETWDAMWPDLVALMRDGVRTGRIDTVRPEHDPRRRGEPGRKDRHGGEVYVYRRAGLPCLVCGTEVRHAAHAARNLFWCPTCQPEHRG from the coding sequence ATGCCGGAGGGCCACACGCTGCACCGCCTGGCGCGGATGCACCGCAAGCTGTTCGCCGGCCGGCCGGTCTCGGTGTCCAGCCCGCAGGGCCGGTTCGCCACCTCCGCCGGGCTGCTCGACGGCCAGGTGCTCACCGGAGCCGAGGCCCACGGCAAGCACCTGTTCCACCGGTACGGGCGGGACCGGGTCGTGCACGTCCACCTCGGCCTGTACGGCACGTTCGCCGAGGGGGAGCTCCCGGTGCCGGAGCCGGTCGGGCAGCTGCGGATGCGGCTGGTCGGCGAGACGCACTACGCCGACCTGCGCGGCCCGACGGCGTGCGAGCTGATCACCTCGGCGGAGGCGCGGGCGCTGCGGGCCCGGCTCGGCCCGGACCCGCTGCGCCGCGACGCCGACCCGGACCGCGTCCGGGACCGGATCGCCCGCTCACGCAGCCCGCTCGCGACGCTGCTGATGGACCAGTCCGTGGTGGCGGGCGTCGGGAACGTCTACCGGGCCGAGCTGCTGTTCCGGCACGGCCTGGACCCGCTGCTGCCCGGCCGGTCCCTGGACCGGGAGACCTGGGACGCGATGTGGCCGGACCTCGTGGCCCTCATGCGCGACGGGGTGCGGACCGGCCGGATCGACACCGTCCGGCCCGAGCACGACCCGCGCCGCCGCGGCGAGCCCGGCCGCAAGGACCGGCACGGCGGGGAGGTGTACGTCTACCGCCGCGCCGGCCTGCCCTGCCTGGTCTGCGGCACCGAGGTCCGGCACGCCGCACACGCGGCGCGCAACCTGTTCTGGTGCCCCACATGCCAGCCGGAACACCGCGGGTGA
- a CDS encoding ribose-5-phosphate isomerase yields MRVYLGSDHAGFEVKGKLVEYLTGKGVDAVDVGAPTYDALDDYPAWCIETARRVVGDPGSLGIVLGGSGNGEQIAANKVQGIRAALAWNEATATLAREHNDAQVIGVGARQHSFEEVTAIVDAFLATPFSGDERHQRRIDQMLDYERTGEYHLPG; encoded by the coding sequence GTGCGCGTCTACCTGGGCAGTGACCACGCCGGTTTCGAGGTCAAGGGCAAGCTCGTCGAGTACCTGACCGGGAAGGGCGTCGATGCGGTCGACGTCGGGGCTCCGACCTACGACGCCCTCGACGACTACCCCGCCTGGTGCATCGAGACCGCCCGCCGGGTCGTCGGGGATCCCGGCAGCCTCGGCATCGTGCTCGGCGGATCCGGGAACGGCGAGCAGATCGCCGCGAACAAGGTGCAGGGCATCCGCGCCGCGCTGGCGTGGAACGAGGCCACCGCGACGCTGGCCCGCGAGCACAACGACGCCCAGGTCATCGGCGTCGGTGCCCGCCAGCACTCGTTCGAGGAGGTCACCGCGATCGTCGACGCCTTCCTCGCCACCCCGTTCTCCGGCGACGAGCGTCACCAGCGGCGGATCGACCAGATGCTCGACTACGAGCGGACCGGCGAGTACCACCTCCCCGGCTGA
- a CDS encoding DUF429 domain-containing protein gives MRVGGVDGVPTGWVVCVLSGTGRSRRADWSVVPDAAAVLAVTEGCDAVGVDIPLAVPPGPDRRDAEVHAAARLGTARSSLFPTPPAPVLDAGSYEDACAAAVRVTGKKISMQAWNIVPKIREFRRVELPDPVVEAHPELSFRTMAPGTAFAPKRTARGAGQRIAALASWVDPGTVLGDLPAATRLDDVLDALACAWTAERVARGTAELLGPGTDARGRSTAIAV, from the coding sequence ATGCGGGTCGGCGGCGTCGACGGGGTCCCCACGGGATGGGTGGTGTGCGTGCTGTCCGGGACCGGGCGGTCGCGGCGGGCGGACTGGTCGGTCGTCCCGGACGCGGCGGCCGTGCTGGCGGTGACCGAGGGGTGTGACGCCGTGGGCGTCGACATCCCGCTCGCCGTGCCGCCCGGCCCGGACCGGCGCGACGCCGAGGTCCACGCGGCCGCCCGGCTCGGGACGGCCCGCTCCTCCCTGTTTCCCACGCCGCCCGCACCGGTCCTCGACGCCGGGTCCTACGAGGACGCCTGCGCCGCCGCCGTGCGGGTCACCGGGAAGAAGATCAGCATGCAGGCCTGGAACATCGTGCCGAAGATCCGCGAGTTCCGGCGGGTGGAGCTGCCGGACCCGGTCGTCGAGGCGCACCCGGAGCTGTCGTTCCGCACGATGGCGCCGGGGACGGCGTTCGCTCCGAAGCGGACCGCGCGCGGCGCAGGGCAGCGGATCGCCGCGCTCGCGTCCTGGGTGGACCCGGGCACAGTGCTCGGTGACCTGCCGGCCGCGACCCGGCTCGACGACGTCCTCGACGCCCTCGCCTGTGCCTGGACCGCCGAGCGGGTGGCCCGCGGCACCGCCGAGCTCCTCGGCCCGGGCACCGACGCCCGCGGCCGGTCCACCGCGATCGCGGTCTGA
- a CDS encoding MBL fold metallo-hydrolase — protein MDGRWIGLADGVYARRHAELDLTTGLVLGAERALVIDTRGDDRQGAELAAAVRAVTALPLLVAITHAHFDHCFGTSAFPGVPVYAQAGCAAALQVTAAAQRAVWARHYRDRGDTRTADALAGTVPVLPDRPVCPRPGSVHALDLGGRVAELVHPGPAHTGHDLAVHVPDAGVLFAGDLLENGAPPSAGPDAYPRDWAGAVAILRQRVATTYVPGHGAPMSPAEAAVQHAELARWNAFPGSRQEE, from the coding sequence GTGGACGGACGCTGGATCGGCCTCGCCGACGGGGTGTACGCCCGCCGGCACGCCGAGCTCGACCTCACCACCGGGCTCGTGCTGGGCGCCGAGCGGGCGCTCGTGATCGACACGCGGGGCGACGACCGCCAGGGCGCCGAGCTGGCCGCCGCCGTCCGGGCGGTCACGGCGCTGCCGCTGCTGGTGGCGATCACGCACGCACACTTCGACCACTGCTTCGGGACGTCGGCGTTCCCCGGCGTGCCGGTGTACGCCCAGGCCGGCTGCGCGGCGGCGCTGCAGGTCACCGCGGCGGCGCAGCGCGCGGTGTGGGCCCGGCACTACCGGGACCGGGGTGACACGCGTACCGCGGACGCGCTGGCGGGCACCGTGCCGGTGCTCCCCGACCGGCCGGTCTGTCCCCGCCCGGGATCGGTGCACGCCCTGGACCTGGGCGGGCGCGTCGCCGAGCTGGTCCACCCCGGCCCCGCGCACACCGGGCACGACCTCGCCGTGCACGTCCCGGACGCCGGGGTGCTGTTCGCCGGGGACCTGCTGGAGAACGGTGCGCCGCCCTCGGCCGGGCCGGACGCGTACCCGCGGGACTGGGCGGGCGCGGTCGCCATCCTGCGGCAGCGGGTTGCGACGACGTACGTCCCCGGGCACGGCGCCCCCATGAGCCCGGCCGAGGCGGCCGTGCAGCACGCCGAGCTCGCCCGCTGGAACGCGTTCCCGGGCTCGCGTCAAGAGGAATGA